Genomic segment of Mastomys coucha isolate ucsf_1 unplaced genomic scaffold, UCSF_Mcou_1 pScaffold23, whole genome shotgun sequence:
CGGgtccagaaaaaggaaaagctagtaaccttctttctccacaacctctggTTGGTAAGCTAAAGGTGAGGTTGAAGTGTTCAAGAACCCTAAATAGAATGGGcttagaaaaatctaagcctacagagtTCTGTTTAACACTTAAATATATGATAAGGTAATAGATATCGATCTTATTTTTTCTACCTCTTTCTACATAGAACGcccaaaagaaaatgttacaagAAAATGTTTCTGAAGTGACTGAGTTCATCCTCGCTGGGTTAACAAACAAACCAGAGCTGCAGCTGCccttgttcctcctcttcctagcAATTTACATGGTCACAGTGGTGGGGAATCTGGGCATGATCACCCTGATAATATTCAGTTCTCAACTACACACACCCATGTATTATTTCCTCAGTAGTCTATCGTTTGTTGACTTGTGCCAGTCCACTGTCATTATTCCCAAAATGCTGGTGAACTTTTTGGCCATGAAGAACATCATCTCCTACCCTGAGTGCATGATGCAGTTCTACTTTTTTGCTATTTTTGCTATTGCAGAGTGTCACATGTTAGCTGTAATGGCATATGACCGTTATGTTGCCATTTGTAATCCCTTGCTTTACAATGCTGTAATGTCCTATCAAGTCTGTGCCTGGATGATATTTGGAGTATATATTATGGCTCTGATTGGTACCACAGCTCACACAGTCTGTTTGTTAAGAGTGCATTTCTGTAAGGCCAATGTAATAAATCATTACTTCTGTGATCTTTCCCCACTCCTGGAACTCTCTTgttctgatatttttattaatgaagtAGTAGCTTTATGCTTCAGTGTTTTCAATATCTTTATTCCAACTCTGACAATTCTAAGCTCTTACATCTTCATCATTGCCAGCATCCTCCGCATTAAATCCACTGAAGGCAGGTCCAAAGCCTTCAGCACCTGCAGCTCACACATATCAGCTGTTGCTGTCTTCTTTGGTTCCCTTGCATTCATGTACCTACAGCCATCATCAGTCAGCTCCATGGACCAAGGGAAAGTGTCCTCT
This window contains:
- the LOC116072269 gene encoding olfactory receptor 150-like, whose translation is MLQENVSEVTEFILAGLTNKPELQLPLFLLFLAIYMVTVVGNLGMITLIIFSSQLHTPMYYFLSSLSFVDLCQSTVIIPKMLVNFLAMKNIISYPECMMQFYFFAIFAIAECHMLAVMAYDRYVAICNPLLYNAVMSYQVCAWMIFGVYIMALIGTTAHTVCLLRVHFCKANVINHYFCDLSPLLELSCSDIFINEVVALCFSVFNIFIPTLTILSSYIFIIASILRIKSTEGRSKAFSTCSSHISAVAVFFGSLAFMYLQPSSVSSMDQGKVSSVFYTIVVPMLNPLIYSLRNKDVKVALNKVLERIFSCEQN